CTTCATCCGTTTCAGTATCTTCAGCCGCAATATAAAGGTCTTTTTGTTTTTCTTTTTCGGGAAAAAGAAAGCTAATTTTATCAAATTCCCGGGGAAAGCCAATTTTTACCATTTATTTATCTCCTTCAAGTAATTCACTTCTTCTTCTTTGAGCCTTCGACTCTCACCGCTTTTTAGTGTACCAAGCTCAAGTTTTCCGATAGCCGTTCTCTTTAGACTGATTATCGGTGTCCCCATGGCCTGACACATTTTTCGAATCTGCCGTTTCTTTCCTTCATGAATAATCATTTCAAGTAAGGTTCTGCCTTTTTGAGAAGCCAATATCCGAATTTTCGCTGGCGATGTCTGATAATTTTCGATTTGCATCCCTTTTGCAAACTCCTGTAAGGCTCGTTCCGATGGACATCCCTCTACCCAGCCCTGATATGTTTTTGTAAACTCATGTTTAGGATGGGTCAGTAAAAAGGTCAGCTCACCATCGTTCGTTAAGAGCAACAGCCCCTCTGTATCCATATCAAGTCGTCCCACCGGATGCAGGCCAGGTATTTGGGGAAACAAATCCATTACACAGGGTCTGTCATGAGTATCCTTAACCGTTGTTACAACCCCTTTAGGCTTGTTAAGAAACAGGTAGACCAGACCTGGCTTTTCTAAAATGCGACCGTCCACTTCAATCTTATCGATAAAAGGATCAATCTGACTGCCCAACTCGTTCACAAGCTGGCCATTTACTTTTACACGACCATCAAGTATCAGGTTTTCAGACTTTCTTCTCGAAGCAACACCGCAGGCTGCCATATATTTTTGCAGTCTCATTTAGTTTCTCCCTCAACAAACTCATCTGATCCAGGCATAGCTTTGACTTCATTGGCTTCGTCAAAGCTAAATATCTGCTGTTGCCCCTCGGAGAAGGTCTCATAATCCGGCATCTCCTTTAAATCCTTAAAACCCATTGCTTTTAAAAACTCGTTAGTTGTTTTGTAAAGATAGGGCCTGCCTGGTGCTTCCAGCCGTCCACTTTCACAAATCAGCTGTTGATCAAGAAGTCTTTGGATTGCCTTACTGGAGGCAACACCACGGATTTCATCAATTACCTGCCTGGTTATCGGCTGCCGATAGGCAATAATTGCCAGGGTTTCCATGGCGGCCCGGGAAATCCCATTTTTCTGTTCCTGACCCATAATCTGTTGAATCTGTTGGTGCAGTTCCGGTTTAGTTGACAACTGAAAAGTCTCTTTGACCTCGATAAGGCGGATTCCTCTGGCTTTTGAGCGATAATCCTGTCGTAAAACCTCCATCGCAAAACGAATATCTGCCGCCGGTACTTCAAGGACTTTAACAAGACTGCTTAATGAAACTGCATCACCCGCTCCAAATAATATCCCCTCTAAGATTCCCGCCAGTTCATCACTATCCATTAACACGCCTCCTCATGGATCGAAATATCAAAAAACAACCTTTCCTGGAACAATCTGATACCCTTGAATTTCACCATCTCCAATAGCGATAACAAAATCACCACTACTTCTTCTCGACAGATTTCCGGACGCAACAGGTCAGTGAAACTCAATCCTTTGTCTCCTGCTTCTCTTAACACTTGCGTAATTTCCACAATTTTATCTTCAATACTGTAAATCTCCTTGGCAATTTCCTGTTCTTTAATTGAAGTATCCGATACAGCTTCCTTTTTGATCAGTACTTTTTTTAAGGCTTCGGCTAACGCAAAGGGGTCAATCGACAGATCAATCGGCTGACTCTTTACTGGCAGATATTCAGGATCTTTGTATATAGCCATTAGTTCATACTCTTCACGTTCTTTCAGGTAAGCACTAATTTCCTTGAATATTTTATATTCCATTAACTGGCGAACCAGCTTCTTTTCAAGGTCTTCGGGTTCTTCTTCGGTCTTCGTCTTGGGCAGCAGGGCTTTAGCCTTAATTTCCAATAGTCTTGACGCCATTAAAACAAATTCACTAGCAATCTCCAGGTCCATTTCCTGCCATTCTTTCATCTGTTTCAGATACTGACCAGTAATCTCTGAGATAGAGATTTCACATATATTGATCTTATTCTTCTGAATCAAATGAATCAGAAGATCTAATGGTCCTTCAAATCCATTTAAATTAACATCAACACTCATTTTAAGACCAAATCAACATAAAAAGCGGTGAAAGCATAAACGAATATAAACTAGCTATTCCGTTGATTACAGGATTAATAATCATACTAAGTAAACCTGTAATTGCCAGACCTAGAATAATAAACATCCCATACTTCTGAAACTCATAAAAGGTCGGTAAAGCCTTATTAGGCAAAAATACCAGAAGCACTTTAGATCCATCTAGAGGAGGAATAGGTAACAGATTAAATACCGCAAAGACAATATTGTAAATATAAATATAATATAAAATAGTCATTAATATATCATTCTGCAGGGGGACGACCAGTAAATAGGTCGCCATACCCAGAAATCCAAGTAAAAGATTGGTCAAAATTCCTGATAAGGCGACAATGATCATCCCCTTTTTGCGATCTTTAAAATTCAGTGGATTTACCGGGACAGGTTTTGCCCAACCAAAACGAAACAAAACCATCGATAAAAGACCCAGCGGATCGATGTGTTTTAATGGATTAACGGTTAACCTGCCAGCAAGTTTAGGAGTTGGATCTCCCATTGCATCGGCTGCAAAACCATGAGCCATCTCATGAAAGGAAATCGCCAGAAGAATTCCCGGCATACTCAGCAAGAGACTCAAAAAATAGTCTGCTGAAAAATTAAACATTTTGACACCACCTTCGTTTACTGTCTCTATTTACTTGTCTTTCTTCCATAAATGATTCTATTTTATTCATAAATTTACTCTCCTTGGCCTTGATGACTACCATTTCGGACTTGTCATAAAGCTTTACTCAATCAAAAAGATGATTCATTTAAATGCCCGGCATCGAAATAAATCATCTTTTTCCGTTGAAAATTATTAACCTTTTCGGCTGATGCTTTTAGCTGTAAAATAATAACCCAGCGCCGCAGTTGTCTTTCCGTCAGTAAACTGGCCATTTAAAAACAAAGCCCGAGCAGTCCTAATTGGAATTCGTAGCAGTTTTAGAAATTCATCAGGATCTTCTTTTAAGGGATCCTCCACAAAACTGGTTGCCGCAAATAAGCTGATCTTCTCCGTACAATAGCCTGGGGTAGGCATAAATTCACCTAATTTGAAAAGTTCAAGTGGACGAAGGCCAATTTCTTCACGACATTCACGAATTGCTGCATCATAGGGATCTTCTCCATCTTCAAGAAGGCCTGCCGGGATTTCAGTCATAATTTTTCCGGCTGCAATCCGATACTGCCTGACAAAATAAATGGAACCTTTGACTATTGGCAGTAAAGCTACGGCACCGTGGTGGGAAACTACTTCCCGCTTTGCGGTATTCCCGTCAGGCAAACGCACATCATGCACGCTGAGATCAAGAATTCGACCTCTAAAAATC
This genomic interval from Eubacteriaceae bacterium ES3 contains the following:
- the scpB gene encoding SMC-Scp complex subunit ScpB is translated as MDSDELAGILEGILFGAGDAVSLSSLVKVLEVPAADIRFAMEVLRQDYRSKARGIRLIEVKETFQLSTKPELHQQIQQIMGQEQKNGISRAAMETLAIIAYRQPITRQVIDEIRGVASSKAIQRLLDQQLICESGRLEAPGRPYLYKTTNEFLKAMGFKDLKEMPDYETFSEGQQQIFSFDEANEVKAMPGSDEFVEGETK
- a CDS encoding site-2 protease family protein; translation: MFNFSADYFLSLLLSMPGILLAISFHEMAHGFAADAMGDPTPKLAGRLTVNPLKHIDPLGLLSMVLFRFGWAKPVPVNPLNFKDRKKGMIIVALSGILTNLLLGFLGMATYLLVVPLQNDILMTILYYIYIYNIVFAVFNLLPIPPLDGSKVLLVFLPNKALPTFYEFQKYGMFIILGLAITGLLSMIINPVINGIASLYSFMLSPLFMLIWS
- a CDS encoding NUDIX hydrolase is translated as MKQFEEITKTESIFRGRILDLSVHDVRLPDGNTAKREVVSHHGAVALLPIVKGSIYFVRQYRIAAGKIMTEIPAGLLEDGEDPYDAAIRECREEIGLRPLELFKLGEFMPTPGYCTEKISLFAATSFVEDPLKEDPDEFLKLLRIPIRTARALFLNGQFTDGKTTAALGYYFTAKSISRKG
- a CDS encoding pseudouridine synthase, with the translated sequence MRLQKYMAACGVASRRKSENLILDGRVKVNGQLVNELGSQIDPFIDKIEVDGRILEKPGLVYLFLNKPKGVVTTVKDTHDRPCVMDLFPQIPGLHPVGRLDMDTEGLLLLTNDGELTFLLTHPKHEFTKTYQGWVEGCPSERALQEFAKGMQIENYQTSPAKIRILASQKGRTLLEMIIHEGKKRQIRKMCQAMGTPIISLKRTAIGKLELGTLKSGESRRLKEEEVNYLKEINKW
- a CDS encoding segregation/condensation protein A → MSVDVNLNGFEGPLDLLIHLIQKNKINICEISISEITGQYLKQMKEWQEMDLEIASEFVLMASRLLEIKAKALLPKTKTEEEPEDLEKKLVRQLMEYKIFKEISAYLKEREEYELMAIYKDPEYLPVKSQPIDLSIDPFALAEALKKVLIKKEAVSDTSIKEQEIAKEIYSIEDKIVEITQVLREAGDKGLSFTDLLRPEICREEVVVILLSLLEMVKFKGIRLFQERLFFDISIHEEAC